In Bythopirellula goksoeyrii, a single window of DNA contains:
- a CDS encoding DUF2513 domain-containing protein produces the protein MRRELDLARQLLLDIEAKGADCSVSILRPNMNHETEERIRYHLRLLIDAGLLKEVDRTTAGVPCVRLTFDGHELLELARHENLWREAKWLCQERTGGLSLTVIRTFLLRLASGPAGTLPRARRRYMDRLEADRIEPLRYLHREYADELVDGDRYRYVRVRPDLAEYAERPIRGAYDWEEETRLNGECETHFPTQLI, from the coding sequence ATGAGACGCGAATTGGATCTCGCTCGGCAGTTGCTGCTGGACATCGAAGCAAAGGGGGCCGACTGCTCTGTGAGCATTCTGCGCCCAAATATGAATCACGAAACCGAAGAGCGAATTCGGTATCATCTCCGCCTACTCATCGACGCCGGCTTGCTCAAGGAAGTGGATCGCACCACGGCCGGTGTGCCTTGCGTCCGCCTCACGTTTGATGGGCACGAGCTGCTGGAACTTGCCAGACATGAGAATCTGTGGCGCGAAGCGAAGTGGCTTTGCCAAGAACGCACCGGAGGTTTGTCGCTCACCGTTATTCGCACTTTCCTGCTGCGACTGGCGTCGGGCCCCGCTGGAACTCTCCCGCGGGCGCGCAGACGCTATATGGATCGGCTCGAGGCAGATCGCATCGAACCACTTCGCTATCTCCACCGCGAATACGCGGATGAGCTTGTCGACGGCGACCGCTATCGATACGTACGTGTGCGGCCAGATTTGGCAGAATATGCGGAAAGGCCTATACGTGGTGCTTATGACTGGGAAGAGGAAACCCGACTGAATGGCGAATGCGAGACGCATTTTCCGACCCAACTGATCTAA
- a CDS encoding GspE/PulE family protein: MSKFGDYLVKNRIIGPEQLQEAETVSSSRRLTLQEAIVQLGYAAPEQVWRALAKMHKYEYYDLNSVPIPPAVVELVPESVARENAVIPFSEDDGKLKVIVSNPEDFETFDKLQFILNRKVDIGIATKESILEAINRNYGQMDGESADSMLQEFTDTAIDFTETESDDDAGDDDVVDETSAPIVRLVQLMITEAVQLRASDIHVEPFEEVVRIRYRIDGVLVKRDSPPRRLLGALLSRIKILAKMDIAERRRTQDGRIKITAGGKELDLRVSMLPTSHGQSCVMRLLDKDNIKVGVRQLGLAEADFRKFRSLIRRPNGIFLVTGPTGSGKTTTLYAALNELNRPDRKIITAEDPVEYYLPGINQVEVRHNIGLDFALIIRAMLRQAPNVILVGEMRDHETASMGIQASLTGHLVFSTLHTNDAPGAITRMVDMGVPAYLVAGSIIGILAQRLVRVVCTKCKHPHTPTDGQLEAAGITPEQAATATFMKGQGCSHCGKSGYRGRLGIFELMMMNSKVRELAFAGASTPEIRKAAIKSGMTTLYDDGIRKALQGITTLEEVFRVSKRTEN, translated from the coding sequence ATGTCTAAATTTGGTGATTATCTCGTCAAGAATCGGATCATCGGCCCCGAGCAATTGCAAGAGGCCGAGACGGTCTCAAGTTCGCGCCGGCTCACGCTTCAAGAAGCGATCGTGCAGTTAGGTTATGCCGCCCCCGAACAGGTTTGGCGCGCCCTGGCCAAGATGCACAAGTATGAATACTACGATCTCAACAGTGTGCCGATTCCTCCCGCCGTGGTGGAACTCGTACCCGAGTCGGTCGCTCGCGAAAATGCCGTGATTCCATTTTCGGAAGACGATGGCAAATTGAAAGTGATTGTGAGCAACCCCGAAGATTTTGAAACCTTCGACAAGCTCCAGTTCATCCTCAATCGCAAAGTCGATATCGGCATCGCCACCAAGGAAAGTATCCTCGAAGCGATCAACCGCAACTACGGCCAGATGGATGGCGAGTCGGCAGACTCGATGTTGCAGGAATTTACCGACACGGCGATCGACTTTACCGAGACCGAAAGCGACGATGATGCTGGCGACGACGACGTGGTTGACGAAACCAGTGCTCCTATCGTGCGGCTTGTGCAGTTGATGATTACCGAAGCCGTGCAGCTGCGGGCCTCAGACATTCACGTAGAACCTTTTGAAGAAGTCGTGCGAATTCGCTATCGCATCGACGGAGTTCTCGTGAAACGCGATAGCCCCCCTCGGCGACTTTTGGGTGCCTTGCTCTCACGTATCAAGATTCTAGCGAAAATGGACATTGCCGAGCGGCGCCGTACGCAAGATGGTCGCATCAAAATCACGGCTGGTGGCAAAGAACTCGATCTCCGCGTCAGCATGCTCCCCACCTCGCACGGTCAATCGTGCGTGATGCGACTTCTGGACAAAGACAACATCAAGGTCGGCGTGCGCCAATTGGGCCTCGCCGAGGCAGACTTCCGCAAGTTCCGCAGTTTGATTCGCCGGCCCAACGGGATCTTTCTCGTCACGGGACCGACCGGTTCCGGAAAAACAACAACCCTCTATGCGGCACTCAACGAGCTCAATCGGCCCGATCGCAAAATCATTACCGCCGAGGATCCCGTTGAATACTACTTGCCTGGCATCAATCAGGTGGAAGTGCGTCACAACATCGGGTTGGACTTTGCCTTGATTATTCGCGCGATGCTGCGTCAAGCTCCTAACGTCATCCTGGTTGGCGAGATGCGCGATCACGAGACGGCTTCCATGGGTATCCAAGCTTCACTCACCGGTCACTTGGTATTTAGCACGTTGCACACCAACGACGCACCCGGTGCGATCACGCGTATGGTCGACATGGGGGTGCCGGCTTACCTGGTAGCTGGAAGTATTATTGGCATCCTGGCCCAACGACTCGTTCGCGTGGTCTGCACGAAGTGCAAACATCCTCACACCCCCACCGACGGCCAACTCGAAGCCGCCGGCATCACTCCCGAGCAGGCCGCCACCGCCACGTTCATGAAGGGGCAAGGCTGCTCGCATTGTGGAAAGAGTGGCTACCGTGGGCGACTTGGTATCTTCGAGTTGATGATGATGAACTCAAAAGTGCGGGAGCTCGCCTTCGCGGGGGCCTCGACCCCTGAGATTCGCAAGGCAGCCATTAAATCCGGCATGACCACACTCTACGACGATGGAATCCGCAAAGCCCTCCAAGGAATCACCACTTTAGAGGAAGTTTTCCGCGTCTCGAAACGCACAGAAAACTAA
- a CDS encoding type II secretion system protein, translating to MGRKRSSEFGIRIAGYKGNQNPRFGLRNAHSAFRNPHSAFTLTELLVVITIIAILAALITAGAVNALNAAKRARISVEINQLAQSMEDFKVGKQYGIYPPNGMNDSSNSFLGNSIYQMTIKDFERAFKKAFPRHQEPLGLIQRLGGATGTLSNGNPSALDNGLNGAEAIYFWLGGFSDDPQYPISGPGGPSFISTSVDGEILESRNRIYEFDLARLGPRTDAGVFDGRFITYNDPKDPSIERQINLWTYNPSGSERPYVYFDASRHDPMEYCINMTGLATSPDQIYALTKLREGFSSTATPVAKDYVFVNKNKFQILHAGLDDAWGDMSPFAMTQSNLPLILFPEGPFTGDVADTLTNFTPGTLESAQE from the coding sequence ATGGGACGGAAAAGAAGTTCGGAATTCGGAATTCGGATTGCGGGATATAAGGGAAATCAGAACCCGCGATTCGGCTTGCGCAATGCCCATTCCGCATTCCGCAATCCGCATTCCGCCTTCACATTGACCGAACTCTTGGTCGTAATCACGATCATCGCCATCCTGGCAGCTCTCATCACGGCCGGCGCCGTCAATGCGCTCAACGCCGCCAAGCGGGCACGAATCTCTGTGGAAATAAACCAGCTCGCACAGTCAATGGAGGATTTTAAGGTAGGAAAGCAGTATGGGATTTATCCGCCGAATGGGATGAACGACAGTAGTAACAGTTTTCTCGGAAATTCGATCTACCAAATGACCATCAAAGACTTTGAGCGAGCGTTCAAGAAGGCTTTCCCACGCCACCAGGAACCACTCGGCTTGATTCAACGTTTGGGGGGTGCCACCGGAACTCTTTCGAATGGTAACCCTTCAGCACTGGATAATGGCTTGAATGGTGCTGAAGCGATCTATTTCTGGTTGGGTGGTTTCAGTGATGATCCGCAATATCCTATCTCGGGACCGGGAGGACCATCGTTCATCTCTACATCCGTTGATGGTGAAATTCTCGAAAGCCGCAATCGCATCTATGAATTCGACCTCGCTCGTTTGGGTCCACGTACCGATGCCGGCGTCTTTGACGGACGATTTATTACTTACAACGATCCTAAAGACCCTAGCATTGAGAGACAAATCAATCTTTGGACTTATAACCCTTCAGGTTCCGAACGTCCCTACGTGTATTTCGATGCTTCGCGTCATGATCCGATGGAGTACTGCATAAATATGACTGGCTTGGCTACCAGCCCCGACCAAATTTATGCTCTAACAAAGCTTCGCGAAGGCTTTAGCTCCACAGCGACTCCTGTGGCCAAAGATTACGTTTTTGTGAACAAAAACAAGTTTCAAATTCTTCACGCCGGCTTGGATGATGCTTGGGGGGATATGTCTCCGTTTGCAATGACGCAATCCAATCTACCTCTGATCCTCTTCCCCGAAGGCCCGTTCACCGGCGATGTTGCCGATACGCTCACCAACTTCACCCCTGGCACACTGGAGAGCGCACAAGAATGA
- a CDS encoding GspE/PulE family protein, with the protein MALRRIGQILVDLGYISDEQLETLVEEQEQRPGQLLGQVAMDMGLVNDEQLVQALGEQMSLRTVAVGDLTIAPETLEKVTEPMAQMYRIVPIEFENDTLTIAMCDPQNLSVQDELRTFLGYNIKVAVATEPGILAALDRYYGENTESVESIVHDLEDDKDLAAAVAAAEGNSVDLASVEAMADSAPVRKLLNMVLLLAIKDHASDLHFEPFEDEFRIRIKADGVLYEMVPPPRHLAFAITTRIKVMANLDIAERRMPQDGRIELTVGGHPVDLRVSVLPTMFGESVVMRVLDRSVVSLDLQKVGMNDDLLAIFRDVISKPNGIVLVTGPTGSGKTTTLYSALNELNTIEDKLITTEDPVEYDMEGIIQVPIDASIGNTFAQCLRAILRQDPDKILVGEIRDLETAEIAVQASLTGHMVFSTLHTNDAPSTITRMKDMGVPTFLITATVEAILAQRLVRRVCAKCREEYSPSQEILDDLQLSPEDLKGKKFYRGSGCENCNNTGYKGRVGLFELMIMNNELREMIMQNASTDDLRKAAQKAGMFTLRDAGMKVAYEGVTTPEEVVRETIIEG; encoded by the coding sequence ATGGCCCTACGTCGCATTGGACAAATCCTGGTTGACCTCGGATATATATCCGACGAGCAGCTCGAAACGCTGGTCGAAGAGCAAGAGCAGCGCCCCGGCCAGCTCTTGGGTCAGGTCGCTATGGACATGGGCTTGGTGAACGATGAGCAACTCGTTCAGGCCCTCGGCGAGCAGATGTCGCTCCGCACCGTTGCAGTGGGTGACCTGACGATTGCCCCTGAGACTCTGGAAAAAGTCACCGAGCCGATGGCACAGATGTATCGCATCGTGCCAATCGAATTTGAGAACGATACGCTCACGATCGCGATGTGCGATCCGCAGAACTTAAGTGTCCAGGACGAACTCCGCACTTTCCTCGGCTACAACATCAAAGTGGCCGTCGCCACCGAGCCCGGCATCCTGGCCGCGCTCGACCGCTACTATGGCGAGAACACCGAGAGCGTCGAGAGCATCGTTCACGATCTGGAAGACGACAAAGACCTCGCCGCTGCGGTGGCTGCCGCCGAGGGCAACTCGGTCGACCTGGCCAGCGTCGAAGCCATGGCCGACAGTGCCCCGGTCCGCAAGCTTTTGAACATGGTGCTGCTGCTGGCGATTAAAGACCACGCGAGCGACTTGCACTTCGAGCCGTTTGAAGACGAATTCCGTATCCGCATCAAGGCGGACGGCGTGCTCTACGAAATGGTTCCCCCGCCACGTCACTTGGCCTTTGCGATCACTACCCGCATCAAGGTGATGGCCAATCTCGATATCGCGGAACGCCGCATGCCACAGGATGGACGCATCGAGCTGACCGTCGGTGGCCATCCGGTCGACCTGCGTGTGAGCGTGCTCCCCACCATGTTTGGCGAAAGCGTGGTTATGCGGGTACTCGATCGCTCGGTCGTATCGCTCGATCTGCAAAAAGTCGGCATGAATGATGATTTGCTCGCGATCTTCCGCGATGTGATTTCCAAGCCGAACGGCATCGTGTTGGTGACGGGTCCCACCGGCTCGGGCAAAACGACAACCCTCTACTCGGCACTCAACGAGCTGAACACGATCGAAGACAAACTAATCACCACCGAAGACCCGGTCGAGTACGACATGGAAGGCATCATCCAGGTGCCGATCGATGCCTCGATTGGCAACACCTTTGCCCAATGTCTGCGGGCGATCCTGCGGCAGGACCCGGACAAAATTCTCGTCGGCGAGATCCGCGATCTGGAGACCGCCGAGATCGCTGTCCAAGCGTCTCTTACAGGCCACATGGTGTTTAGCACACTGCATACCAACGATGCCCCCAGCACGATCACGCGTATGAAAGACATGGGGGTCCCCACGTTCCTGATTACGGCCACGGTCGAGGCGATTCTGGCCCAACGGCTGGTACGGCGGGTCTGCGCCAAGTGCCGCGAAGAATACTCACCTTCCCAAGAGATTCTCGACGATTTGCAGCTTTCCCCCGAGGATTTGAAGGGTAAGAAATTTTATCGTGGTTCTGGCTGCGAAAACTGCAATAATACAGGGTACAAGGGACGCGTCGGGCTTTTCGAACTCATGATCATGAATAACGAACTGCGAGAGATGATCATGCAGAACGCCTCCACCGACGATCTCCGCAAAGCTGCCCAGAAAGCCGGCATGTTCACCTTGCGAGATGCCGGTATGAAAGTTGCCTACGAAGGAGTCACAACCCCCGAGGAAGTGGTAAGAGAAACAATTATTGAAGGATGA
- a CDS encoding type II secretion system F family protein has protein sequence MPTFQFEAMDSTGAEIKDVIEAATEEDAQATIRQMGYFVTKISVKKARKKSEGGPGKKKRGFVFGGVKSKDLTAFTRQLSILQDAGLPILRSLRILGDQAKPGRLKYSLEDTCEAIEGGDTLSEAMSKAPKAFDRLYVNMIKAGEAGGALEVILQRLADFKERSESLKRKVKGAMIYPIVVVSVAVGILTFIMIKIVPSFQAIFDDFDLDLPMMTVYLIAFSNWCVSYWYLIPGVPVAIWLTIKLIRKFKAGRMGWDQFTIKVPIFGNLIEKNIMARTSRTLGTLISSGVPILEALNITRETAGNAVFEKLYARISERIREGDAIAQPMKEYSQLSFHPVAAFFWFCFIGGPVGLLMYMFKYRQRVVDDIVVNMVDVGEETGELDTMLYKVADTYDEEVAVLTDGLTKLMEPLLILFLGGAVGFIVIALFIPLVELINGLTG, from the coding sequence ATGCCTACTTTTCAATTTGAAGCGATGGATTCGACCGGCGCTGAGATCAAAGATGTGATCGAAGCGGCGACCGAGGAAGATGCCCAAGCCACCATTCGGCAGATGGGCTACTTCGTCACGAAGATCTCCGTCAAAAAGGCGCGCAAGAAATCCGAAGGGGGCCCCGGTAAAAAGAAGCGGGGATTCGTCTTCGGCGGCGTCAAATCCAAAGATCTCACCGCGTTCACGCGCCAACTGTCTATTCTCCAAGACGCCGGCCTGCCGATTTTGCGCTCCCTGCGCATCCTCGGTGATCAGGCCAAGCCGGGGCGACTCAAATACTCACTCGAAGACACTTGCGAAGCGATCGAAGGGGGCGACACGCTCTCCGAAGCGATGTCCAAGGCGCCCAAGGCGTTTGACCGACTCTATGTGAACATGATCAAAGCTGGTGAGGCGGGTGGTGCCCTGGAAGTCATCCTCCAACGTCTGGCCGACTTCAAAGAACGAAGTGAATCTCTCAAGCGCAAAGTCAAAGGGGCGATGATCTATCCGATCGTCGTCGTGTCGGTGGCCGTCGGTATTTTGACGTTCATCATGATCAAGATCGTCCCGAGTTTCCAAGCGATTTTCGACGATTTCGATCTCGATCTCCCCATGATGACGGTCTATCTGATCGCATTCTCCAACTGGTGCGTGAGCTACTGGTACCTGATCCCCGGCGTGCCGGTGGCCATCTGGCTCACGATCAAACTCATCCGCAAATTCAAGGCCGGCCGCATGGGTTGGGACCAATTCACGATCAAGGTCCCCATCTTCGGCAACCTGATCGAAAAGAACATCATGGCCCGCACCTCGCGGACCTTGGGAACCCTGATCTCCTCCGGCGTGCCGATCCTCGAAGCCTTGAACATCACCCGCGAGACCGCCGGCAACGCGGTGTTCGAAAAACTCTATGCTCGCATTAGCGAACGCATTCGCGAGGGTGATGCCATCGCCCAACCGATGAAGGAATACTCCCAACTCAGCTTCCATCCGGTCGCCGCCTTCTTCTGGTTCTGCTTCATCGGCGGCCCGGTCGGACTGTTGATGTACATGTTTAAATACCGCCAGCGAGTCGTCGACGACATTGTTGTGAACATGGTCGACGTCGGCGAAGAGACGGGCGAACTCGATACGATGCTCTACAAAGTGGCCGACACCTACGACGAAGAAGTCGCCGTACTCACCGACGGCCTCACCAAGCTGATGGAACCGCTGCTGATCCTCTTCCTCGGCGGTGCCGTCGGTTTCATCGTGATCGCCCTCTTCATCCCGCTGGTAGAACTGATCAACGGACTAACTGGATAG
- a CDS encoding type IV pilus twitching motility protein PilT, translated as MGTILIDKLLSAQVKQGASDLHITVGQPPVLRLHGHMQKLKTKVLEPADTMGLMKSITPDRCQQEFQETGSTDFGFAFGDQARFRVSVFRQRGNVAMVLRQIPVHLMSMEDLKIPTIFKDLIMRPRGLILVTGPTGSGKSTSLAAMIDYINSTIDHHIITIEDPIEFYHDHRKSTINQREVGVDVTSFAEAIRRALRQDPDVILVGEMRDLETIEAAITAAETGHVVFGTLHTSSAAGTINRIIDVFPTNQQDQIRTQLASSIIGILAQQLIPRIGGGRVAAFETLVVTPGIANLIRENKIFRITSSIQTGSKHGMKLLDDHLFEHWKNELATKEDVIAKANMPEELARRIAGAERGVFDEPEPGEDG; from the coding sequence ATGGGCACAATCTTAATCGACAAACTGCTCTCTGCCCAAGTCAAGCAGGGAGCAAGCGATTTGCATATCACGGTGGGCCAACCACCTGTGCTCCGTTTGCATGGCCACATGCAAAAACTCAAGACCAAAGTGCTCGAACCGGCCGACACGATGGGCCTGATGAAAAGCATCACGCCGGACCGCTGCCAGCAGGAATTCCAGGAGACCGGCAGTACCGACTTTGGCTTCGCGTTCGGCGACCAGGCACGTTTCCGTGTGTCAGTGTTTCGCCAGCGTGGCAATGTGGCGATGGTGCTGCGGCAGATTCCCGTGCATTTGATGAGCATGGAGGATCTCAAGATCCCCACGATTTTCAAAGATCTGATCATGCGTCCCCGCGGTCTGATTCTTGTGACCGGTCCCACGGGTTCAGGAAAATCGACCTCCCTCGCGGCGATGATCGACTACATCAATTCCACGATCGATCATCACATCATCACAATCGAAGACCCCATCGAGTTTTACCACGATCATCGCAAATCGACGATCAACCAGCGCGAAGTGGGAGTCGACGTGACTTCCTTCGCTGAGGCAATTCGCCGTGCCTTGCGACAAGACCCCGACGTGATTCTCGTCGGTGAAATGCGTGACCTCGAGACGATCGAAGCGGCTATCACCGCGGCGGAAACGGGACACGTAGTGTTTGGCACGTTGCATACTAGTAGCGCCGCCGGCACGATCAATCGTATCATCGACGTCTTCCCCACCAACCAACAAGATCAGATTCGTACCCAGTTGGCCAGTTCGATCATTGGTATTCTCGCCCAGCAACTGATTCCACGCATCGGCGGGGGGCGTGTCGCTGCGTTTGAGACCTTGGTCGTCACGCCGGGTATCGCCAACTTGATTCGTGAAAACAAGATCTTCCGCATTACTTCGTCGATTCAGACGGGTTCGAAGCATGGCATGAAATTGCTCGACGACCACTTGTTCGAACACTGGAAAAACGAGCTCGCGACCAAGGAAGACGTCATCGCCAAAGCCAACATGCCCGAGGAACTCGCCCGCAGAATTGCAGGCGCCGAACGAGGCGTCTTCGACGAACCCGAACCCGGTGAAGATGGGTGA
- a CDS encoding type II secretion system protein, whose translation MRNLYTHSPFRTPHSAFRSGVTLIELLIAVAIIATLSAVFLGASRSAMESARAARTKTTIAKLHTLLMEQYASYMTRQVDIDIPSGTDPQVRNDLLVIGRRELMKYEMPDRWSDVDLLANPLNKPTSTAQGSRDRSTVVLRNVPAVARMYYRRFEKALATTNNDMGKVNQNGSAECLYLTIMLLTGDGEARTLFSPQDIGDTDEDGAPEFLDGWGNPIRWVRWPAGFALKSSLMTGDTDSDHDPFDPFHRDSVDEPTNPKQPPVSSYPSQLQGFVSRLRDNNPAFRLVPLIFSSGPDGIGDVSTRTDNITDPSTADPYYLDPYTWDTTYNAYQFGSTGDNPDDPDGDDNSIDNIHNHVIDNR comes from the coding sequence ATGCGGAATCTATATACCCATTCCCCATTCCGCACTCCGCACTCCGCATTCCGCTCCGGCGTCACTCTCATCGAGCTGCTAATCGCCGTCGCGATCATCGCCACGCTCAGCGCAGTGTTCCTCGGTGCTTCGCGCTCTGCGATGGAATCGGCCCGCGCCGCCCGCACCAAAACCACCATTGCGAAACTCCACACCCTGCTCATGGAGCAGTATGCGAGTTACATGACGCGGCAAGTGGATATTGATATTCCAAGTGGAACCGATCCCCAAGTCCGAAATGACTTACTAGTTATTGGCCGGCGAGAGTTGATGAAATATGAGATGCCTGATCGATGGAGTGATGTAGACCTTTTGGCCAATCCACTTAATAAACCGACTAGTACTGCACAAGGTAGTCGAGATCGCTCCACAGTGGTACTGAGAAATGTACCGGCAGTAGCAAGAATGTATTATCGCAGATTTGAGAAAGCGCTAGCCACGACTAATAACGACATGGGCAAAGTCAATCAAAATGGCAGTGCCGAATGCTTGTATTTGACAATCATGCTTTTAACTGGAGATGGTGAAGCCCGCACGCTTTTCAGCCCACAGGATATTGGTGATACAGATGAAGACGGTGCTCCAGAGTTTTTGGATGGCTGGGGCAATCCGATACGTTGGGTCCGCTGGCCTGCAGGCTTCGCACTCAAATCATCCCTCATGACGGGTGACACCGATTCCGATCACGATCCGTTTGATCCATTTCACAGAGATTCAGTGGATGAACCTACGAATCCCAAACAACCTCCTGTTTCGTCTTATCCATCGCAATTACAGGGGTTTGTTTCTCGGTTGCGGGACAACAATCCTGCCTTTAGGCTCGTGCCTCTCATTTTTTCATCGGGCCCAGATGGAATCGGAGATGTAAGTACTCGAACTGACAATATCACAGATCCGTCGACAGCTGATCCTTATTATCTGGACCCTTACACATGGGACACGACATATAACGCATATCAATTTGGGTCTACAGGAGACAACCCCGATGATCCAGACGGCGACGATAATTCCATCGACAACATCCACAACCATGTGATTGATAATAGGTAG